The Aedes albopictus strain Foshan chromosome 1, AalbF5, whole genome shotgun sequence genomic interval GAAACATCAATGAACCGGTAGCGGTGAAAACTCGGCTAGGTTGGAGCGTGTATGGCGGACGAAATATCTCATCACCAAACTCACTTAACTTTCATGCCTGTGAATGTGTCGATGGTCAGAATCTGCATGAATTAGTGAAGAGCTACTTCACGTTGGAGGATGTCGGAATCAAGACAACGAATGCGCTAATTTCAGCGGAAGATCGAAGGGCTCAACACATTTTGAAGAAGACCACAGCGCGAGTAGGAAATTGTTACGAGACTGGCTTACTGTGGAAATACGACAATGTGGAGTTTCCGGATAGTTACGCGATGGCTTTGCGAAGATTCGAGTGTCTGGAGCGTCGAATGAATAGAGATCCGACGTTGAAGGAAAATCTAACACGCCAGATAGATGAATATCAACAAAAGGGGTATGCACATCGAGCCACCGAGGAAGAGTTGTCAGCTGCTGATATGAAACGAATCTGGTATCTACCCCTTGGAGCGGTGGTGAATCCGAAAAAGCCGGGAAAGATCCGTCTCATTTGGGATGCGTCTGCCATGGTCAATGGCATATCTCTCAATTCGCTACTTTTGAAGGGTCCCGATCAACTGACTTCCTTATCTGCTATCTTAGTCCGTTTTCGACAGTTCGGTATAGCTGTATCAGCTGACATAAAGGAAATGTTCCACCAAATTCGAATCCGTGAGGCGGATCGACACTCTCAGCGTTTCCTTTGGCGCACTGACCCGTCAAACGAGCCAAACATTTTCCTGATGGACGTGGCGACTTTCGGCTCGACGTGTTCGCCAGCGTCCGCACAATACGTCAAGAATCAAAATGCGACTGAATTCTCCGAAGAGTATCCCAGAGCTTCAGCAGATATCATCGAGAATCACTACGTAGATGATTATTTGACGAGTTTCGCGTCCGAAGAAGAAGCTATCGAAGTTTCCAGTCAAGTACGGGAAATACACGACAGAGGTGGATTTTCGCTACGGAACTGGCAATCGAATAGCCCTGCTGTGGTCCAGAGTCTTGGCGAAACCAAGgattcaagcaataaacacatgTTCTTGGACAAGAGCAGTCAGTAAGAGCGGGTTCTCGGTATGTTATGGCTAACGGATGAAGACAAGTTGGGCTTTTGTACGCAGATGAAAGATGATGTGCAACAAATAATTGAAGGCATATCTCGTCCAACGAAGCGACAGGTCTTGCGATGTCTAATGAGCTTCTTTGACCCTCTGGGTTTATTAAGCTTTCTTCTTGTTCATGGAAAGATTCTTCTGCAAGATATCTGGCGAGCTGGAATCATGTGGGATCAAGAAATTGATGGAGATCAACAGGAAAGCTGGCGAAGATGGACCGAAGCGCTGAAACAGATACAAACGGTGAAGATTCCACGATGTTATTTCCCTAACGCTACATCTGAGCACTACCGTCGACTACAGTTACACATTTTCGTGGATGCGAGCGAGGTCGCATATGCGGCTGTCGCTTATTTCCGTATTGTCGATCCAAAAGGAGCGATACGCTGTATTTTGGTGGCAGCAAAGACCAAAGTAGCCCCACTGAAACCAATGTCAATACCCCGCTTGGAACTGCAAGCAGCTGTACTTGGATCTAGATTGCTACGCTTTGCACAAGAATCTCATAACGTAACCGTGACGCAGCGGTTCTTGTGGTCGGACTCATCAACTGTTTTGGCCTGGTTGAAATCGGATCCTCGCAAGTATAAGCAGTATGTGGCCTGTAGGATTGGTGAAATTCTGGAGGTAACGGAGGTGAGTGAGTGGCAATGGATCCCGTCGAAGCAGAACCCAGCGGATTTAGCAACGAAATGGGGAAATGGACCAAGCATGGATGCCGAAGGAGTATGGTTCACTGGGCCGCCATTTCTTTTACAACCCGAACTAGAATGGCCGAAGCACAACAAGCTGTTTCAACAAACTACCGAAGAGGAGTTACGCGTTTGCAACGTTCATTGTGAAGCTGTCAAGATGTCATCGGTGATCGATTGGGAGCGATTCTCAAAGTGGGAGCGGCTGCACAGAGCGATGGCGTACGTACACAGATACATAAATAACCTGGAACGACGGTGTCACGGTGGACGAACAGCTAACGGTCACCTTACTCAAGCTGAATTGCGCCAAGCTGAAACAACGTTGATTAAGATGGCACAGCGAGAAGAATTTCAAGCAGAGATGGCGATTCTGATACGCAACCGCGATAGATCAACAGCCGAGCAGCTCAATCTGGACAAAAGCAGCATATTGTATCATCTGTCACCCTTCATCGACGAGTTGGGAATCCTAAGGCAGGAAGGGAGAATCGGCGCTGCACAGTATGCAAGCATCGAAATGAAGTACCCAGCTGTTCTACCAAGAAACCATAGGATCACGATGCTGATTTTGGATTGCTATCATCGACAATATCAACACGGCAACGCAGAAACTGTAGTAAACGAAATCAGGCAGCGATACCACGTGGCACAATTAAGAGCACTAGTTCGAAAAATCAGTAGTAGTTGTCTAGCCTGCCGAGTGATGAAGGCAGCTCCTCGCGTGCCCCGCATGGCGGCTCTTCCTCCCGCTCGCTTGGCGGCATTTGTTAGACCGTTTACATACGTGGGATTGGATTTCTTTGGACCTATACATGTAAAGGTAGGGCGAGGAAGTGCTAAGAGATGGATAGCACTCTTCACTTGCCTTACGATCCGAGCAGTACATTGTGAAGTCGTTTGCAGTCTCTCTACTGATGCCTGTATCAAGTCAATTCGTCGTTTTGTAAGTCGTCGTGGTGCGCCTGCGGAAATATTTTCGGATAACGGCAGCAACTTTCAAGGAACGGCGCGAGTGTTGATGGCCCAGATTCAACAAGGACTTGCGGCGACGGTGACAAGTACAACGACAAGATGGGTATTCATTCCTCCAGCGTCCCCACACATGGGGGGCGCTTGGGAGCGCATGGTGCGCTCCGTGAAGCAAGCGATGTTTAGTGCGTATCATTCGGATCGGAAGCTAGATGATGAATCTCTGTTAACGTTCGTTGCCGAGGCCGAAGCTATTGTCAACAGTCGACCTTTAACTTACCTACCCTTGGATTCGGAGGAAAGCGAAGCCCTAACCCCCAACCATTTCCTCCTGGGCAGCTCAAGAGGTATTCTACAACCAGTTGCCGAACCAACGGATTGTTCAGCGGCTGTGCGAAGCTCGTTCAGCATGATCCAACACCAGCTGGACTGTTTCTGGAGACGCTGGATTAGAGAAATGCTGCCAACGTTGACGAAGAGAACCAAATGGTTCCAAGAGGAAAGGCCAATAACGGTTGGAGATTTGGTTTTGATTGTGGATGCTGGCAAGAGGAATGACTGGACCAGGGGACGCATATTGGAAGTTATACCAGGAAGCGACGGGCGAATACGACAGGCCGTCGTGAGAACTGCGGGGGGATTACTGCGTAGATCGGTAGCAAAATTGGCTGTACTGAATATTGAGCATAGTGGTAAAACTGGGACCGGtggccagtgttacgggggggaggATGTTGCCGCTGGGAGCACTGCCTCAGATACGCATACTGCAGGGCCAGCCCGACCGAAACGGAATGTCATTCCGACAGATCCGTCAACTGTCAACGAAGAGGAGTAGATGAAGAAACAACGTAGATATTGATCATTGTTTCGTGGCATGTGAATGATAGTGCACATATGCGGACTTGTGAAAActatttctcttaaaatttccaACAAAACTGAAGTTTGACTTAATTTGTTATTTCCTTAAAACTAATTTGTTGGGACAGTAAGTGGATGAATTATAAAACTTAATACTAGGACACAGTTATAAAATATCTTGATTTACAGAACTCGAACAGATTCAGGTTAAAACTTACATAGCTAGTGGTCTTAAAATTCTACTAGTTATCAGAAGGTACTTAATTATAACATGCACTTATGACTAGATTATGGATAGAATTTGTTCGATTACAGTTGAATTTGATTGGGCTAGAGCAGCAGAGAAGAACCGGTTATATTGTGGTGGAAACACCGTATGTGTAAGTGGACAAAATTGTTAAACCTAACCAAAACTAACTGAATACATTTTGCAGTTTAAAGCTTCACTGCACTACCGCATCAAACCTGTGTCTGTGTTGCTGAAAACCTGGTGTTCAGTTCCCCTCGGTTCAATCCCTATTCTGCCCCCGCTCAACACTAAGTGCCGAAAGCTACCTTGGTAAGCTGGATAGTACTTACAGGCTAATGTGACTGAGGGTTGCGAGCACGTACCCTATCGTGTCGCACGAtgcactctgcgtcatcactggtatggtgcctattggTATCCTTATCAAGGAGGACATAGTGTTTAGAAATACGCGGCACAAAggcatacacactaagattcagatgttccagctcaatatttttttcactgagttcagtattttttccatctttttactgagttttcaacagcagatttatttcggtacactcggtaatcgtatttaccgttcaccagtaacgatatttaccgtgcttcagtaacttttgacagtttgtgagctgagctcggtaattcatttacagaatatccgcaaaataaataaccgagcgtaccgagttaaatctgctgttgagaactcagtaaaaagatggaaaaaataccgagctgatcttagtgtgtacacaGAACTGCCAGATAtgttggcctccatggtcaaatgacaGCGACCgttggacagttccaccaaaggaaggttgcCCTACAGGTTGAACCCGAGGGTAGAAAGTTGGGTTAGCAGGCGCTAtgaggaagtaacattccacctggctCAGGTCCTTttgggccatggttgcttccgacagtattgtgtattcagttcaaggttggattatcccgactgtttgtgaaactgttcagaacagtcgtcgaatatcgaggggatTCTCGATGTATTCAACAGAAATCAATTAATCAGCAACTTTGTTCAATCACATCATTATTTTAAACGTATAGGTCTTCAGAATAACAAACATGGGCAACTATCCTGGAAATAATATAAATTGCAATTATTAAACCTCACTTTAAAACATTTAAAACGTTTattgcgaaaaaaatattttcataaatttgttgagtgataaacattgcattgaacaccccccgacttccgcgccaaaaagctggcggcttggctgccggcaacagctgatcaggaTTGGATCAGGACGACCGGTtagctgtccttgttccaccacttgaatgtttttgaaaacgcgtttgcgcgcgaaatctttctcgctcatttctgctgtcaaatccgtcaccgactgtttcaccgaccgtttgaaacgccgactgtttcgaacggtcgtgaacagtttggaactggacggtcaatatCTACAACGTTTCGATCATGCGGTTTTGTTCGTGAGCCCGCGTGTTCGCACAATGCGTGTCCGCATGTTCACCACATGcgaggaggacacaactccgggcaATCTTGTTTAGAGGATGTGCTATTACTTCACATCAGATCTACAGAGAAGGTGACACGCGAACTCGCAGAATGGCAGTGCAGACgttatacaagaggtggtccaagggttcggagtcggctacgtaggttataccggtgccctgcggttgaAACAGACCCTTACAGCGActaa includes:
- the LOC134289518 gene encoding uncharacterized protein LOC134289518 encodes the protein MWDQEIDGDQQESWRRWTEALKQIQTVKIPRCYFPNATSEHYRRLQLHIFVDASEVAYAAVAYFRIVDPKGAIRCILVAAKTKVAPLKPMSIPRLELQAAVLGSRLLRFAQESHNVTVTQRFLWSDSSTVLAWLKSDPRKYKQYVACRIGEILEVTEVSEWQWIPSKQNPADLATKWGNGPSMDAEGVWFTGPPFLLQPELEWPKHNKLFQQTTEEELRVCNVHCEAVKMSSVIDWERFSKWERLHRAMAYVHRYINNLERRCHGGRTANGHLTQAELRQAETTLIKMAQREEFQAEMAILIRNRDRSTAEQLNLDKSSILYHLSPFIDELGILRQEGRIGAAQYASIEMKYPAVLPRNHRITMLILDCYHRQYQHGNAETVVNEIRQRYHVAQLRALVRKISSSCLACRVMKAAPRVPRMAALPPARLAAFVRPFTYVGLDFFGPIHVKVGRGSAKRWIALFTCLTIRAVHCEVVCSLSTDACIKSIRRFVSRRGAPAEIFSDNGSNFQGTARVLMAQIQQGLAATVTSTTTRWVFIPPASPHMGGAWERMVRSVKQAMFSAYHSDRKLDDESLLTFVAEAEAIVNSRPLTYLPLDSEESEALTPNHFLLGSSRGILQPVAEPTDCSAAVRSSFSMIQHQLDCFWRRWIREMLPTLTKRTKWFQEERPITVGDLVLIVDAGKRNDWTRGRILEVIPGSDGRIRQAVVRTAGGLLRRSVAKLAVLNIEHSGKTGTGGQCYGGEDVAAGSTASDTHTAGPARPKRNVIPTDPSTVNEEE